The following proteins come from a genomic window of Gopherus flavomarginatus isolate rGopFla2 chromosome 22, rGopFla2.mat.asm, whole genome shotgun sequence:
- the LOC127039207 gene encoding peptide methionine sulfoxide reductase MsrA-like isoform X2 yields MAGKARLPSRERALPGRPQRLTVSAKHAVSGNATLPPFPEGMQMAIFGMGCFWGVEKMFWSLPGVFSTQVGYAGGFTPNPTYKEVCTGLTGHAEVVRVVYDPQKTSYEALLKAFWENHDPTQGMQQEENVGTQYRSVIHTFGAQQRDTALKSKAMYQQELAKQQLGPITTEIQAAGEFYYAEDYHQQYLHKTPKGYCGQKGTGVACPIRPAAEQVMKGVCLGAVTINTHKQLPWERKQPSTSF; encoded by the exons CCAAGCATGCCGTCAGCGGGAACGCGACGCTCCCGCCGTTCCCAGAGGGAATGCAGATGGCCATTTTCG GCATGGGATGTTTTTGGGGAGTCGAGAAGATGTTCTGGAGCTTGCCAGGCGTCTTCTCCACCCAGGTGGGCTACGCAGGAggcttcaccccaaaccccacctACAAAGAAGTCTGTACAG gtcTGACCGGACACGCGGAAGTGGTCAGGGTTGTGTACGACCCACAGAAGACCAGCTACGAGGCCCTCCTCAAAGCCTTCTGGGAGAACCATGACCCCACCCAAG GCATGCAGCAAGAGGAGAATGTCGGCACACAGTATCGCTCAGTAATCCACACATTCGGAGCCCAGCAGAGGGATACTGCCCTGAAGTCGAAGGCGATGTATCAACAG GAGCTGGCCAAACAGCAGCTGGGGCCCATCACCACTGAAATCCAGGCAGCCGGGGAGTTCTATTACGCAGAGGATTACCACCAGCAGTACCTGCACAAGACCCCCAAGGGATACTGCGGCCAAAAGGGGACCGGCGTGGCCTGTCCCATCCGCCCCGCAGCTGAACAAGTCATGAAGGGAGTATGCCTGGGAGCCGTGACGATCAACACCCACAAGCAGTTGCCATGGGAACGGAAGCAGCCTAGCACCTCGTTTTAA
- the LOC127039207 gene encoding peptide methionine sulfoxide reductase MsrA-like isoform X1, which translates to MPSRWQEGGKSLAPLRCEISSSCQPPPCLVFCRFLSSCPTPSLCPLPGVQKLPEAVGTRRASRRGPTGTGPHGGGRPMLRAKHAVSGNATLPPFPEGMQMAIFGMGCFWGVEKMFWSLPGVFSTQVGYAGGFTPNPTYKEVCTGLTGHAEVVRVVYDPQKTSYEALLKAFWENHDPTQGMQQEENVGTQYRSVIHTFGAQQRDTALKSKAMYQQELAKQQLGPITTEIQAAGEFYYAEDYHQQYLHKTPKGYCGQKGTGVACPIRPAAEQVMKGVCLGAVTINTHKQLPWERKQPSTSF; encoded by the exons ATGCCCTCACGATggcaggagggggggaagagCCTGGCACCGCTCAGATGCGAGAtctccagctcctgccagcctcctccttgcctggtctTCTGTCGCTTTCtttcttcctgccccaccccctctcttTGCCCACTTCCCGGCGTTCAGAAGCTCCCGGAGGCGGTGGGCACAAGGCGGGCATCTCGGAGGGGTCCAACGGGCACCGGCCCGCATGGTGGGGGGAGGCCCATGCTCAGAG CCAAGCATGCCGTCAGCGGGAACGCGACGCTCCCGCCGTTCCCAGAGGGAATGCAGATGGCCATTTTCG GCATGGGATGTTTTTGGGGAGTCGAGAAGATGTTCTGGAGCTTGCCAGGCGTCTTCTCCACCCAGGTGGGCTACGCAGGAggcttcaccccaaaccccacctACAAAGAAGTCTGTACAG gtcTGACCGGACACGCGGAAGTGGTCAGGGTTGTGTACGACCCACAGAAGACCAGCTACGAGGCCCTCCTCAAAGCCTTCTGGGAGAACCATGACCCCACCCAAG GCATGCAGCAAGAGGAGAATGTCGGCACACAGTATCGCTCAGTAATCCACACATTCGGAGCCCAGCAGAGGGATACTGCCCTGAAGTCGAAGGCGATGTATCAACAG GAGCTGGCCAAACAGCAGCTGGGGCCCATCACCACTGAAATCCAGGCAGCCGGGGAGTTCTATTACGCAGAGGATTACCACCAGCAGTACCTGCACAAGACCCCCAAGGGATACTGCGGCCAAAAGGGGACCGGCGTGGCCTGTCCCATCCGCCCCGCAGCTGAACAAGTCATGAAGGGAGTATGCCTGGGAGCCGTGACGATCAACACCCACAAGCAGTTGCCATGGGAACGGAAGCAGCCTAGCACCTCGTTTTAA
- the LOC127039207 gene encoding peptide methionine sulfoxide reductase MsrA-like isoform X4 translates to MQMAIFGMGCFWGVEKMFWSLPGVFSTQVGYAGGFTPNPTYKEVCTGLTGHAEVVRVVYDPQKTSYEALLKAFWENHDPTQGMQQEENVGTQYRSVIHTFGAQQRDTALKSKAMYQQELAKQQLGPITTEIQAAGEFYYAEDYHQQYLHKTPKGYCGQKGTGVACPIRPAAEQVMKGVCLGAVTINTHKQLPWERKQPSTSF, encoded by the exons ATGCAGATGGCCATTTTCG GCATGGGATGTTTTTGGGGAGTCGAGAAGATGTTCTGGAGCTTGCCAGGCGTCTTCTCCACCCAGGTGGGCTACGCAGGAggcttcaccccaaaccccacctACAAAGAAGTCTGTACAG gtcTGACCGGACACGCGGAAGTGGTCAGGGTTGTGTACGACCCACAGAAGACCAGCTACGAGGCCCTCCTCAAAGCCTTCTGGGAGAACCATGACCCCACCCAAG GCATGCAGCAAGAGGAGAATGTCGGCACACAGTATCGCTCAGTAATCCACACATTCGGAGCCCAGCAGAGGGATACTGCCCTGAAGTCGAAGGCGATGTATCAACAG GAGCTGGCCAAACAGCAGCTGGGGCCCATCACCACTGAAATCCAGGCAGCCGGGGAGTTCTATTACGCAGAGGATTACCACCAGCAGTACCTGCACAAGACCCCCAAGGGATACTGCGGCCAAAAGGGGACCGGCGTGGCCTGTCCCATCCGCCCCGCAGCTGAACAAGTCATGAAGGGAGTATGCCTGGGAGCCGTGACGATCAACACCCACAAGCAGTTGCCATGGGAACGGAAGCAGCCTAGCACCTCGTTTTAA
- the LOC127039207 gene encoding peptide methionine sulfoxide reductase MsrA 1-like isoform X3: protein MPSRWQEGGKSLAPLRCEISSSCQPPPCLVFCRFLSSCPTPSLCPLPGVQKLPEAVGTRRASRRGPTGTGPHGGGRPMLRAKHAVSGNATLPPFPEGMQMAIFGMGCFWGVEKMFWSLPGVFSTQVGYAGGFTPNPTYKEVCTGLTGHAEVVRVVYDPQKTSYEALLKAFWENHDPTQGMQQEENVGTQYRSVIHTFGAQQRDTALKSKAMYQQAGAGQTAAGAHHH from the exons ATGCCCTCACGATggcaggagggggggaagagCCTGGCACCGCTCAGATGCGAGAtctccagctcctgccagcctcctccttgcctggtctTCTGTCGCTTTCtttcttcctgccccaccccctctcttTGCCCACTTCCCGGCGTTCAGAAGCTCCCGGAGGCGGTGGGCACAAGGCGGGCATCTCGGAGGGGTCCAACGGGCACCGGCCCGCATGGTGGGGGGAGGCCCATGCTCAGAG CCAAGCATGCCGTCAGCGGGAACGCGACGCTCCCGCCGTTCCCAGAGGGAATGCAGATGGCCATTTTCG GCATGGGATGTTTTTGGGGAGTCGAGAAGATGTTCTGGAGCTTGCCAGGCGTCTTCTCCACCCAGGTGGGCTACGCAGGAggcttcaccccaaaccccacctACAAAGAAGTCTGTACAG gtcTGACCGGACACGCGGAAGTGGTCAGGGTTGTGTACGACCCACAGAAGACCAGCTACGAGGCCCTCCTCAAAGCCTTCTGGGAGAACCATGACCCCACCCAAG GCATGCAGCAAGAGGAGAATGTCGGCACACAGTATCGCTCAGTAATCCACACATTCGGAGCCCAGCAGAGGGATACTGCCCTGAAGTCGAAGGCGATGTATCAACAGGCAG GAGCTGGCCAAACAGCAGCTGGGGCCCATCACCACTGA